The Microcebus murinus isolate Inina chromosome 4, M.murinus_Inina_mat1.0, whole genome shotgun sequence genome has a segment encoding these proteins:
- the EPS8L2 gene encoding epidermal growth factor receptor kinase substrate 8-like protein 2 yields MSQSGSLSCCPGAANGSLGRSEGVAKMSPKDLFEQRKKYSNSNVIMHETSQYHVQHLATFIMDNSEAIVSVDDAIRKLVQLSSKEKIWTQEMLLQVNDKSLRLLDIESQEELENFPLPTVQHSQTVLNQLRYPSVLLLVCQDPEQSKPDVHFFHCDEVEAELVQEDIESALADCRLGKKMRPQTLKGHQEKLRQRQSILPPPQALAPIPFQRHKDSASAKNRVGLPELLSEPGFRRRESLDEEPPRAVLAQKIEKETQILNCALDDIEWFVARLQKAAEAFRQLNQRKKGKKKGRKGPAEGVLTLRARPPPESEFVDCFQKTKLAINLLAKLQKHIQNPSAAELVHFLFGPLDLIVNTCGSPNIARSVSSPLLSRDAVGFLRGHLIPKEMQLWESLGETWTRPRAEWPQEPQVPLYVPKFHSGWEPPLDVLREAPWEVEGLVSAPDVEAAAASRRLSLRNSQKHGHALEPTAPGDPLPPVSAPHTHRGYQPTPAMAKYVKILYDFTAHNANELSVLKDEVLEVLEDGRQWWKLRNRSGQAGYVPSNILDEVRPEDAGAALEQASPKYWGPASPTHKLPPTFAGNKDELMQQMDEVNDELVKKINYIKAKPAGQPRVDRAPPARPPLSYESGPGEVRAWLDAKAFSAGTVENLGILTGPQLFSLSKAELRKVCGEEGARVYSQLTVQKALLENQQSGSELEELMSKFYSKNQRRAEDS; encoded by the exons CACTTGGCCACCTTTATCATGGACAACAGCGAGGCCATCGTGTCCGTGGACGACGCCATCCGGAAGCTGGTGCAGCTGAGCTCCAAGGAGAAGATCTGGACGCAGGAGATGCTGCTGCAAGTGAACGACAAGTCGCTGCGGCTGCTGGACATCGAGTCTCAG gaggagctggagaaCTTCCCCCTGCCCACGGTGCAGCACAGCCAGACGGTGCTCAACCAGCTGCGCTACCCCTCCGTGCTGCTGCTGGTGTGCCAGGACCCCGAGCAGAGCAAGCCCGACGTGCACTTCTTCCACTGCGACGAGGTGGAG GCAGAGCTGGTGCAGGAGGACATCGAGAGCGCGCTGGCCGACTGCAGGCTGGGCAAGAAGATGCGGCCACAGACGCTGAA GGGACACCAGGAGAAGCTTCGGCAGCGGCAGTCCAtcctgcccccgccccaggccctggcccccATCCCCTTCCAGCGCCACAAGGACTCGGCTTCTGCCAAGAACCGGGTGGGCCTGCCAGAGCTGCTCAGCGAGCCAG GCTTCCGCCGCCGGGAGTCGCTGGACGAGGAGCCGCCGCGGGCCGTGCTGGCTCAGAAGATAGAGAAGGAGACG CAAATCCTCAACTGCGCCCTGGACGACATCGAGTGGTTCGTGGCGCGGCTGCAGAAGGCGGCCGAGGCGTTCAGGCAGCTCAACCAGCGGAAGAAGGGCAagaagaagggcaggaaggggccgGCAG AGGGCGTCCTCACGCTGCGAGCCCGGCCCCCCCCTGAGAGCGAGTTTGTGGACTGTTTCCAGAAAACCAAGCTGGCCATCAACCTGCTG GCCAAGCTGCAGAAGCACATCCAGAACCCCAGCGCGGCCGAGCTCGTGCACTTCCTCTTCGGGCCTCTGGACCTG ATCGTCAACACCTGCGGTAGCCCGAACATCGCGCGCTCCGTCTCCAGCCCCCTGCTTTCCCGAGACGCCGTGGGCTTCCTGCGCGGCCACCTGATCCCCAAGGAGATGCAGTTGTGGGAGTCGCTGGGGGAGACCTGGACGCGGCCCCG CGCCGAGTGGCCACAGGAGCCGCAGGTGCCCCTCTACGTGCCCAAGTTCCACAGCGGCTGGGAGCCGCCCCTGGACGTGCTGCGGGAGGCCCCCTGGGAGGTCGAGGGGCTCGTGTCCGCGCCCGACGTGGAG GCTGCTGCGGCGAGCCGGAGACTGTCCTTACGAAACTCCCAGAAGCACGGCCATGCTTTGGAGCCCACAGCCCCAGGGGACCCTCTACCACCAGTCAGCGCCCCACACACTCACAG GGGCTACCAGCCAACACCAGCCATGGCCAAGTACGTCAAAATCCTCTACGACTTCACGGCCCACAATGCCAATGAGTTGTCGGTGCTCAAGGATGAGGTGCTGGAG GTGCTGGAGGACGGGCGGCAGTGGTGGAAGCTGCGCAACCGCAGCGGCCAGGCGGGCTACGTGCCCAGCAACATCCTGGACGAGGTGCGGCCCGAGGACGCGGGCGCCGCCCTGGAGCAG GCCAGTCCGAAATACTGGGGCCCCGCCAGCCCGACCCACAAGCTGCCCCCGACCTTCGCGGGGAACAAGGACG AGCTGATGCAACAGATGGACGAGGTCAACGACGAGCTGGTCAAGAAAATCAACTACATCAAGGCGAAGCCGGCCGGGCAACCGCGCGTGGATCGCGCTCCGCCCGCGCGCCCGCCACTGTCCTACGAGTCGGGCCCCGGCGAGGTCCGCGCCTGGCTGGACGCCAAGGCCTTCAGCGCCGG GACCGTGGAGAACCTGGGCATCCTGACCGGGCCGCAGCTCTTCTCGCTCAGCAAGGCCGAGCTGAGGAAGGTGTGCGGGGAGGAGGGCGCCCGCGTGTACAGCCAGCTCACCGTGCAGAAGGCTCTGCTGGAG AATCAGCAGAGCGGGTCGGAGCTGGAGGAACTCATGAGCAAGTTTTATTCCAAGAACCAGAGGAGGGCGGAGGACAGCTAG
- the TALDO1 gene encoding transaldolase, with product MSGSPVKRQRMESALDQLKQFTTVVADTGDFHAIDEYKPQDATTNPSLILAAARMPTYQELVGEAIAYGRKLGGSQDDQIKNAIDKLFVLFGAEILKKIPGRVSTEVDARLSFDKDAMVARAKRLIELYKEAGVSKDRILIKLSSTWEGIQAGKELEEQHGIHCNMTLLFSFAQAVACAEAGVTLISPFVGRILDWHVANTDKKSYEPLEDPGVKSVTKIYNYYKKFGYKTIVMGASFRNTGEIKALAGCDFLTISPKLLGELLKDNTKLAPVLSAKAAQASNLEKIHLDEKTFRWLHNEDQMAVEKLSDGIRKFAADAVKLEQMLRERMFNAENGK from the exons ATGTCAGGCTCCCCGGTGAAGCGCCAGAGGATGGAGTCCGCGCTGGACCAGCTGAAGCAGTTCACCACCGTGGTGGCCGACACCGGCGACTTCCACG CCATCGACGAGTACAAGCCCCAGGATGCCACCACCAACCCGTCCCTGATCCTGGCCGCGGCGCGGATGCCCACCTACCAGGAGCTGGTCGGGGAGGCCATTGCCTATGGCAGGAAGCTGGGCGG CTCACAAGACGACCAGATTAAAAACGCTATTGATAAACTTTTTGTGCTGTTTGGAGCAGAAATACTGAAGAAGATTCCAGGCCGGGTATCCACAGAAGTAGACGCCAG GCTCTCCTTCGATAAGGACGCCATGGTGGCCCGAGCCAAGCGCCTCATAGAGCTCTACAAGGAAGCTGGGGTCAGCAAGGACAGAATTCTTATCAAGCTGTCATCAACCTGGGAAGGGATTCAGGCTGGAAA GGAGCTGGAGGAGCAGCACGGCATCCACTGCAACATGACACTGCTCTTCTCCTTCGCTCAGGCTGTGGCCTGCGCCGAGGCGGGCGTGACGCTCATCTCCCCGTTCGTGGGGCGGATCCTCGACTGGCACGTGGCGAACACAGACAAGAAATCCTACGAGCCCCTGGAGGACCCTG GAGTAAAGAGCGTCACCAAAATCTACAACTACTACAAGAAGTTCGGCTACAAGACCATCGTCATGGGCGCCTCCTTCCGCAACACGGGCGAGATCAAGGCGCTGGCCGGCTGTGACTTCCTCACCATCTCGCCCAAGCTCCTGGGGGAGCTGCTCAAAGACAACACCAAGCTGGCGCCTGTGCTCTCAGCCAAGGCGG CCCAGGCCAGCAACCTGGAGAAGATCCACCTGGATGAGAAGACCTTCCGCTGGCTGCACAACGAGGACCAGATGGCCGTGGAGAAGCTCTCGGACGGCATCCGCAAGTTCGCTGCCGACGCGGTGAAGCTAGAGCAGATGCTGAGG GAACGGATGTTCAACGCAGAGAACGGGAAGTAG